The following proteins come from a genomic window of Populus nigra chromosome 6, ddPopNigr1.1, whole genome shotgun sequence:
- the LOC133697155 gene encoding vacuolar protein sorting-associated protein 36-like, which yields MSTATTSFFEPASVTSSGRPVLHQAEVECHLLSPLDLETEPTTTATTTINSLDFPALKSGLGILTTHRLLWLPSNATTDSSSPISIPLSSVTHIFSPKKSIKSMFHSPRIRFQVSMHSRSVVVTLVIRGKGDIDGFLTKFWDCWRGRAWEIGNDSGGGSSSGSVPASGSVSGGGLYSSDGSVRLVGVSGILRKEQEMWESTDKSLQEAFHDLNALMRKAKEMVILAEKMRQKLLSGSSSQGSSGNDEEMGSKEEMQDWLLSVGIISPVTKESAGAMYHQQLSRQLADFVRIPLEKAGGMINLIDIYCLFNRARGTELISPEDLLQACSLWEKFDVPVMLRKFDSGVKVIQNKSHSDEEVFARIKNLVSKPEALRSGITASDAAMTLGIAPAMAKEHLLSAESKGLLCRDISPDGFRFFINLFPEINSDDIHMVKDHGIYSLWIKSW from the exons TAGAATGCCACCTCCTCTCACCTTTAGACCTTGAAACCGAACCCACCACCACCGCGACAACCACCATCAATTCACTTGACTTCCCTGCATTAAAATCAGGCCTTGGAATCCTCACCACACACCGCCTCCTTTGGCTTCCCTCTAATGCTACGACAGACAGTTCAAGTCCAATATCAATCCCTTTGAGTTCTGTAACTCAtatattttcaccaaaaaagTCGATCAAGTCAATGTTTCACTCACCCCGGATCCGGTTTCAAGTTTCTATGCATTCAAGGAGTGTTGTGGTGACTTTAGTGATCAGAGGGAAGGGAGATATTGATGGGTTTTTGACAAAGTTTTGGGATTGTTGGAGAGGAAGGGCTTGGGAGATTGGTAATGATAGTGGCGGTGGGTCAAGTTCGGGGTCTGTTCCGGCTTCTGGGTCAGTTTCGGGTGGTGGGTTATACTCGAGTGATGGGTCAGTGAGGCTGGTGGGTGTGTCTGGGATATTGAGGAAAGAGCAGGAGATGTGGGAAAGTACTGATAAGAGCTTGCAAGAGGCTTTTCATGACTTGAATGCTCTTATG AGAAAGGCCAAAGAAATGGTCATCCTAGCAGAGAAGATGAGGCAGAAGCTTTTGTCTGGATCGAGCTCTCAAGGTAGTTCTGGGAATGATGAGGAAATGGGTTCCAAAGAAGAGATGCAAGATTGGCTGCTGAGTGTTGGTATCATATCCCCAGTAACAAAAGAATCTGCAGGTGCCATGTATCATCAACAACTGTCCCGTCAG TTGGCAGATTTTGTCAGAATTCCGCTAGAGAAAGCTGGAGGAATGATCAATCTTATAGATATCTATTGCCTCTTCAATCGTGCTCGGGGAACAG AATTGATCTCACCTGAGGATTTGTTGCAAGCATGTTCTCTTTGGGAGAAGTTTGATGT TCCAGTAATGCTTCGGAAATTTGATAGTGGAGTGAAGGTCATCCAGAATAAGTCCCATAGTGATGAGGAG GTTTTTGCAAGAATCAAAAACCTTGTATCAAAGCCTGAAGCCCTGCGGTCTGGAATAACTGCTAGTGATGCTGCCATGACATTGGGTATTGCTCCAGCTATGGCCAAGGAGCATCTTCTAAGTGCTGAGAGCAAAG GATTGCTATGCAGGGATATAAGCCCTGATGGATTTCGCTTTTTCATTAACCTCTTTCCTGAAATCAATTCTGATGATATACACAT